A single region of the Ziziphus jujuba cultivar Dongzao chromosome 10, ASM3175591v1 genome encodes:
- the LOC107412672 gene encoding uncharacterized protein LOC107412672: MAKEHETSAQPWGTLEELLLACAVSRHGTRCWDSIAMELQNRSSSVAPSLLTPQTCRDKFHDLKRRFTSKNDDRPTSLVDELRRIRVEELRREVRRRDVSILSLELKVKRMEEERDRSLKEAELQVDLKKIPDGADGGVRELAPRPENHAEKSNSGNDSDTDDRENRSFNESNSTSQKVEEAKQNGNGVVIEKAECEPEQNESDPVRIRCKPERDWSANGKVIDDENGNETETVGRGPEAGESNEAWESVGESKREGKELVGVASKQSSDVQSSASLSRKKRRRKGQGDGVAAGGASSGEEPEGDEVSPATKRVSTVKSEPLVKFLGIIRSHRLGSVFERRLRSQESGRYKNLIRRHMDLQTVQARLDKGVYSDCIHKFFRDLLLLFNNAIVFFRKTSPEHIAARELRALVLKEMNHNKLGKKPQPTTLKMEPKREVDSSAKSNKSSSIIVECRKRSSNKALSEGTNKRRDVKKERKVDEKPKANEKKIDASSAKMKDRGVRKKRTHETVGRRGSSRSTSTKGGETKHEYGGNELSSHDALEAKVEKKENAKKKQGVESFLKRMKQNSPKDQVEEENDDDEDDDDDIVSEEESKDSKMEKEKKGRGRKKSEGRREERVTRSSSSGGRGSGVRDEIGRAKRGVGRPPKRQDSMAAASGRRGRENNGDSEVGNGGRSRKRLRR; this comes from the exons CACAGACCTGCAGGGACAAGTTCCACGACCTCAAGCGACGCTTCACGTCTAAGAATGATGATCGGCCCACCAGCTTGGTTGATGAGCTCAGAAGGATTCGAGTCGAGGAGCTCCGCCGGGAGGTCCGACGTCGTGACGTTTCGATCCT GTCTTTGGAATTGAAGGTCAAGAGGATGGAGGAGGAGAGGGACCGGAGCTTGAAGGAGGCGGAGTTGCAGGTGGATCTGAAGAAGATTCCTGATGGTGCTGATGGAGGAGTCAGAGAGCTTGCTCCTCGTCCGGAGAATCACGCCGAGAAATCAAACTCCGGCAACGACTCCGATACCGACGACCGTGAGAACCGATCCTTCAACGAGTCCAATTCCACGAGTCAAAAAGTCGAGGAGGCCAAACAAAATGGAAATGGCGTCGTGATTGAAAAAGCGGAGTGCGAACCGGAGCAAAACGAATCGGATCCGGTTCGTATCCGATGCAAACCGGAGCGCGATTGGTCAGCTAACGGTAAGGTAATAGACGACGAGAATGGCAATGAGACGGAGACGGTGGGGCGGGGGCCCGAGGCGGGTGAGTCGAACGAGGCGTGGGAATCGGTTGGCGAGTCGAAGCGGGAGGGGAAGGAATTAGTGGGGGTGGCATCAAAGCAAAGCAGTGACGTTCAGAGCTCGGCGAGCCTGTCGAGGAAGAAACGGCGTCGTAAGGGTCAGGGTGACGGAGTCGCTGCCGGAGGGGCTAGCAGCGGCGAGGAGCCCGAGGGTGACGAGGTTTCTCCCGCCACCAAACGAGTCTCCACCGTCAAATCTGAGCCATTGGTCAAGTTCCTTGGGATCATCCGTTCGCATCGGCTCGGCTCTGTATTTGAGCGACGGCTTCGGAGCCAG GAATCCGGGAGATACAAAAACTTGATCCGGCGGCACATGGACCTCCAAACTGTTCAAGCCAGACTCGACAAAGGCGTCTACTCCGATTGCATTCACAAGTTCTTTCGAGACCTCCTCCTTCTGTTCAATAATGCCATCGTTTTCTTCCGTAAAACTTCTCCGGAGCACATCGCAGCACGAGAGCTACGGGCCCTAGTGTTGAAGGAAATGAACCATAATAAGCTTGGGAAGAAACCTCAACCCACCACCTTAAAAATGGAACCCAAACGAGAAGTAGATTCCTCTGCCAAATCCAACAAGTCTTCTTCTATCATTGTAGAGTGCCGTAAGCGCAGTTCTAACAAGGCACTTTCCGAAGGTACCAACAAAAGGAGAGACgtcaagaaagaaagaaaggttgATGAAAAACCAAAGGCGAACGAGAAGAAGATTGATGCTTCATCGGCTAAAATGAAGGACAGGGGCGTTAGGAAGAAGAGGACCCACGAAACGGTCGGCCGGAGAGGCAGTTCGAGAAGTACTAGCACCAAGGGCGGAGAAACGAAACATGAATATGGTGGAAATGAGCTGAGCTCTCATGATGCATTAGAGGCAAAGgtggagaagaaagaaaacgCGAAGAAGAAGCAAGGCGTTGAAagcttcttgaagagaatgaaGCAGAACTCACCAAAGGATCAAGTGGAGgaagaaaatgatgatgatgaggatgatgatgatgatattgtttCAGAAGAAGAAAGTAAGGATAGTAAAatggagaaggagaagaagggaAGGGGTAGGAAGAAGTCAGAAGGGAGGAGAGAAGAAAGGGTGACAAGAAGTAGTTCTTCAGGGGGAAGAGGGTCAGGGGTGAGAGACGAAATTGGAAGGGCCAAAAGAGGGGTAGGGAGGCCGCCAAAGAGACAGGATTCTATGGCGGCTGCGAGTGGTAGAAGGGGGAGAGAAAATAATGGTGACTCTGAGGTTGGCAACGGAGGTAGATCGAGGAAGCGCTTGaggagatga